The Arachis hypogaea cultivar Tifrunner chromosome 19, arahy.Tifrunner.gnm2.J5K5, whole genome shotgun sequence genome has a window encoding:
- the LOC112779993 gene encoding 65-kDa microtubule-associated protein 3, with protein sequence MSQPQSDPLLQAETTCGSLLYELQIIWDEVGENETERDRMLFELEQECLEVYRRKVDHANRNRAQLRQAIADCEAELAAICSAMGERPVHTRQSDQNAGSLKEEHARILPQLEEMRKRKSERRNQFIEVHEQIQVISMEIYGPREYIPAVVDETDLSLRKLEDLHKQLQALQIEKSSRLKKVQEHLYTLNSLCSVLGLDFKQTINEIHPSLGESEGSNSVSNDTIQRLAVAIQELREVKLQRMQKLQDLATSMLELWNLMDTPIEEQQMFQNVTCNIAASEHEITEANTLSVDFIKCVEAEVSRLEELKSSKMKELVLKKRTELEEICRKTHLVPEIDSAVEYAVEAIESGTVDPACVLEQIEVQIAQVKEEALSRKEILEKVEKWLGACDEESWLEEYNRDDNRYNAGRGAHLTLKRAEKARALVNKIPAMVDALTSKTLAWEKEKGIQFTYDGIHLLSMLEEYNILREKKEQERRKQRDLKKLQGQMIAEQEALYGSKPSPSKPQSVKKGPRMSTGGAASRRVSLGGAMIQTPKPDSKANSRVARKTDKARQVEQNYLDDGVSCLSSARRGLDIAGVPVKKYSFGAGSTHDIEPPPLARLPFSPITSKVSSNTNMANAKDELNIQSEKLQKTISLNNMPFSTPSKTAAIVVDDENRTPKAMPIPVPSTPSTVSVPMKMVMTPAPAFGGGELVRDIEYSFEERRLGFVVQ encoded by the exons ATGTCTCAACCTCAAAGTGATCCCCTTTTGCAAGCTGAAACAACTTGTGGGTCCCTCTTGTATGAACTTCAG ATAATATGGGATGAAGTCGGGGAGAATGAGACTGAGAGAGATAGAATGCTTTTTGAGCTTGAACAAGAGTGCCTAGAAGTATATAGAAGGAAGGTTGATCATGCCAATCGTAATAGAGCTCAATTAAGGCAGGCAATTGCTGATTGCGAGGCGGAACTTGCGGCCATTTGTTCAGCAATGGGGGAGCGACCAGTCCATACTAGGCAG TCTGATCAAAATGCTGGAAGTTTAAAGGAAGAGCATGCAAGAATTCTGCCACAGTTGGAGGAGATGCGTAAAAGGAAGTCTGAGCGTAGAAATCAATTTATAGAAGTTCACGAGCAAATTCAAGTTATCTCAATGGAGATTTATGGACCAAGAGAATATATTCCAGCTGTTGTAGATGAAACTGATTTGTCCTTGAGAAAACTTGAAGATCTGCACAAACAGCTGCAGGCACTTCAGATTGAAAAG AGTAGTCGCCTCAAAAAGGTCCAGGAGCACCTGTATACGTTGAACTCTCTATGCTCAGTGCTTGGTCTAGACTTTAAGCAGACAATCAATGAAATCCATCCCAGCTTAGGCGAATCAGAAGGATCTAACAGTGTAAGTAATGATACCATCCAACGATTGGCTGTTGCTATACAAGAACTACGCGAAGTAAAATTGCAGAGAATGCAGAAG CTCCAAGATCTTGCAACATCAATGTTGGAGCTCTGGAACTTGATGGATACACCTATTGAAGAGCAACAGATGTTTCAGAATGTTACATGTAACATAGCTGCTTCAGAACATGAAATAACTGAAGCTAACACCTTGTCTGTGGACTTCATCAAATGT GTTGAAGCAGAAGTATCAAGATTAGAAGAGTTAAAATCAAGCAAAATGAAAGAGCTTGTTTTGAAGAAGAGAACAGAACTAGAGGAGATATGTCGAAAGACTCATCTGGTTCCAGAAATAGATAGTGCTGTTGAATATGCTGTTGAAGCTATAGAGTCCG GAACTGTGGACCCTGCTTGTGTGCTTGAACAAATTGAGGTTCAGATTGCTCAAGTTAAAGAGGAAGCTTTAAGCCGAAAAGAAATACTTGAAAAGGTTGAGAAATGGTTGGGAGCCTGTGATGAGGAGTCTTGGCTTGAGGAATACAACAGG GATGACAATCGATACAATGCTGGGAGAGGTGCTCATCTTACACTCAAGCGAGCTGAGAAAGCACGTGCCTTGGTTAATAAAATCCCAG CAATGGTAGATGCATTGACTTCAAAAACTTTAGCATGGgaaaaggaaaaaggcattcagTTCACCTATGATGGT ATTCACCTGCTCTCCATGCTGGAAGAGTACAACATATTACGGGAAAAGAAAGAGCAAGAACGCCGCAAGCAGCGG gATCTGAAGAAACTTCAGGGACAAATGATAGCGGAACAGGAGGCACTATATGGGTCAAAACCGAGCCCTTCGAAGCCCCAGAGTGTAAAGAAGGGACCTAGGATGTCAACTGGTGGGGCAGCTAGTCGAAGAGTTTCCCTCGGAGGAGCAATGATTCAAACTCCAAAACCTGATTCAAAAGCTAATTCTCGTGTTGCAAGAAAGACTGATAAAGCACGCCAAGTTGAGCAGAATTACTTGGATGATGGTGTTTCATGTTTATCATCAG CTAGAAGAGGACTAGATATTGCTGGTGTTCCTGTAAAAAAGTATTCATTTGGTGCCGGGAGCACTCATgacatagaaccaccacctcttGCTCGACTGCCTTTTTCGCCTATCACTTCGAAAGTATCATCAAATACGAATATGGCAAATGCCAAGGATGAATTGAATATACAGAGTGAGAAGTTGCAGAAAACAATTTCACTTAACAATATGCCATTCTCTACTCCCTCAAAGACAGCTGCTATTGTGGTGGATGATGAGAATAGAACACCAAAGGCAATGCCAATTCCCGTCCCTTCTACACCTTCCACTGTTTCAGTTCCAATGAAGATGGTCATGACTCCAGCTCCTGCTTTTGGAGGTGGTGAATTGGTCCGTGACATTGAATATTCCTTTGAAGAAAGACGTCTTGGTTTTGTTGTACAATGA
- the LOC112779994 gene encoding AT-hook motif nuclear-localized protein 6: MEEKENFGAGHAVVGDASAPESFHVAPRVETLDFSGASTPVPATGTDGKKKRGRPRKYGPDGKPTAVAAAGALSPMPISASIPLTGEFSAWKRGRGKPVESIKKSSYKFDFESPGPGPGEGIQYSVGANFTPHVLTVNAGEDVTMKIMSFSQQGSRGICVLSANGTISNVTLRQPTSSGGTLTYEGRFEILSLSGSFMPTENGVTRSRSGGMSVSLAGPDGRVMGGGLAGLLIAAGPVQVVVGSFLPGHQLEHKSKKPRVEHISTITPSHVTPVVSNEEIRVSFGGVKPIMTPTAFHGHGENIVSFNNAPDSRNSSADNIEPLPEKESNPSHPNAEVPC, from the exons atggaagaaaaagagAATTTTGGTGCTGGGCATGCAGTGGTAGGTGATGCTAGTGCCCCAGAGAGCTTCCACGTGGCGCCCAGAGTTGAGACCTTAGATTTTTCCGGTGCCTCCACGCCGGTGCCAGCAACGGGGACCGatgggaagaagaagagaggaaggccTAGGAAGTATGGACCGGATGGGAAGCCAACGGCGGTGGCAGCAGCAGGGGCGCTGTCGCCGATGCCGATATCGGCATCAATTCCGTTGACGGGAGAGTTCTCAGCCTGGAAAAGGGGTAGAGGGAAGCCTGTTGAGTCCATCAAGAAGTCATCATATAAGTTTGACTTTGAAAGTCCAGGACCAGGACCAG GTGAGGGAATCCAATACTCAGTTGGTGCCAATTTTACACCACATGTACTTACTGTAAATGCTGGCGAG GATGTTACTATGAAAATTATGTCTTTTTCTCAACAAGGATCACGAGGTATATGTGTTCTCTCTGCAAATGGCACGATTTCAAATGTTACACTTCGACAACCAACATCTTCTGGGGGTACTTTAACATATGAG GGGCGATTTGAGATTCTTTCCTTGTCCGGTTCCTTTATGCCTACTGAGAATGGAGTTACAAGAAGCAGATCTGGCGGGATGAGTGTCTCTTTAGCAGGTCCAGATGGTCGAGTAATGGGAGGAGGACTCGCTGGTTTGCTGATAGCTGCAGGCCCTGTTCAG GTTGTTGTGGGCAGTTTTCTTCCTGGTCACCAGCTCGAGCATAAATCAAAGAAGCCTAGGGTGGAACATATATCAACCATCACCCCATCACACGTTACTCCCGTTGTCTCTAACGAGGAAATACGAGTCAGTTTTGGTGGAGTGAAGCCTATTATGACACCTACTGCATTTCATGGACATGGAGAGAACATTGTTTCCTTTAACAATGCTCCAGACTCTCGGAACTCATCTGCTGACAATATAGAACCTTTGCCCGAAAAGGAGTCTAACCCAAGCCATCCGAATGCGGAGGTCCCATGCTAA